In the genome of Vicinamibacteria bacterium, one region contains:
- a CDS encoding glycosyltransferase family 1 protein: MSSPLVIGIDFRPALSRATGVGRYFQGLVSGLASVDGENHYVLFSSSLKERPRVERRPPNFELVDRRFPVRALNAAWHRAGFPPLDWVTGRSIDVAHSPTPLLLPSLRGRSVVTICDLFFLDHPEATSREIRRDYASLIRSHVKRADAVLAISETTASDVMRRLDVAPERLFIVHAGVDESFLYETEENLESERPYLLMVATEDPRKNVTTLLEALARLKERGFDGSLKIAGSPGLDTPRILDRIEKLGLTGMVERLGYVESSKLPNLYRRARCLVAPSLWEGFGLPLLEAMASGTPAVASEIPVHREVAGDAALYYPPEDPGALAQAIERVWLDEALRDRLIDAGSRRASLFTWAASARKAIAMYQSLA; encoded by the coding sequence ATGAGCTCCCCGCTCGTAATCGGAATCGACTTTCGACCGGCTCTCTCTCGGGCGACTGGCGTGGGCCGCTACTTTCAGGGTCTCGTGAGCGGCCTTGCGAGCGTCGACGGTGAGAACCACTATGTTCTCTTCTCGAGCTCGCTCAAGGAACGGCCCAGAGTCGAGAGACGTCCTCCGAATTTCGAGTTGGTCGACCGGCGATTCCCCGTTCGAGCTCTCAACGCGGCGTGGCATCGCGCCGGCTTCCCCCCGCTCGATTGGGTGACGGGCCGTTCGATCGACGTGGCCCACTCTCCGACTCCGCTTCTCCTTCCTTCCCTCCGGGGTCGATCGGTCGTCACGATTTGCGACCTGTTCTTTCTCGATCATCCCGAGGCGACGAGCCGGGAGATCCGTAGGGACTACGCCTCCCTTATTCGCTCCCACGTAAAGCGAGCCGACGCCGTACTCGCGATCTCGGAGACCACCGCCTCCGATGTCATGCGTCGGCTGGACGTCGCTCCCGAGCGGCTCTTCATCGTGCACGCCGGAGTCGATGAAAGCTTCCTGTACGAGACCGAGGAGAACCTCGAGAGCGAGAGGCCCTATTTGCTCATGGTGGCCACCGAGGATCCCCGCAAGAACGTAACGACGCTTCTCGAAGCACTCGCAAGACTCAAGGAGCGAGGCTTCGACGGCAGCTTGAAGATCGCGGGCAGCCCCGGGCTCGACACCCCTCGGATCCTCGACCGGATCGAGAAACTGGGGCTCACCGGCATGGTCGAGAGACTCGGCTACGTCGAGAGCTCGAAGCTGCCCAACCTTTACCGGCGAGCCCGCTGCCTGGTCGCGCCGTCCCTTTGGGAAGGCTTTGGGCTACCCCTTCTCGAGGCGATGGCGAGCGGGACGCCGGCCGTCGCGTCCGAGATCCCGGTCCATCGGGAGGTCGCGGGGGATGCCGCCCTCTACTATCCACCCGAGGATCCCGGGGCACTGGCCCAAGCGATCGAGCGAGTCTGGCTCGACGAGGCCCTTCGTGACCGGCTCATCGACGCGGGCTCACGGCGCGCATCCCTCTTTACCTGGGCGGCGTCGGCCCGAAAGGCCATCGCAATGTACCAGAGCCTCGCCTGA